A stretch of Oryza brachyantha chromosome 4, ObraRS2, whole genome shotgun sequence DNA encodes these proteins:
- the LOC121054297 gene encoding wiskott-Aldrich syndrome protein family member 1-like translates to MAATRKSRSPSAAATGLVDHHRFLRPGALARLRDARLRRRMPTTTASRLAPPASPSSPTAPSSPPPPPVAAAGGGAVAPYFVPVSRLLAPRCPQRKKLAAAKGVMLFAPPPPPSPNLPVEVAMEFLSSPDMVVAAH, encoded by the coding sequence atggcagccACCCGCAAGTCCCGCtccccgtcggccgccgccacgggcCTCGTCGACCACCACCGCTTCCTCCGCCCCGGCGCGCTCGCCCGCCTCCGCGACGCCAGGCTCCGGCGCCGGatgcccaccaccaccgcctcccgcctcgccccacccgcgtcgccttCGTCCCCGACGGCCCCGtcgtctccacctcctcctccagttGCGGCGGCCGGGGGCGGCGCGGTCGCGCCGTACTTCGTGCCCGTGTCGAGGCTCCTCGCGCCGCGGTGCCCCCAGCGGAAGAagctcgcggcggcgaagggggtGATGCTCttcgcgccaccgccgccgccgagcccgaACCTGCCCGTCGAGGTGGCCATGGAGTTCCTCAGCTCGCCGGACATGGTGGTCGCCGCTCACTAG